Sequence from the Pedobacter sp. D749 genome:
ATTGTAAATATTTTAAGTTCATTTATCATTGTTCCGCTTTCTAGTGTAGCTTTAACCGTTGCATATCGTAAAATTTCGAGCGAGTATAAAGGCGACGAACATCCGGATATTTTACATAATATCGTTTAACCCCCAGTCCCTGAAGGGGAGTTAAAAATCAGATTAAAATGATGGAAAAAGAAAAGAACGGTAGAAAGGAAAAGTCCCCTTCAGGGGGTTGGGGACTTAAGGCAGCATTAAGTAAACCCTTTGCGGCATTTGCAGTTTGGCAGATCAACAAATGGAAAAATAATGCGGTTAATGCCCAAAATAAGATTCTGAAAAATCTTATTGACGAAGCCAGACGTACAGCGTTCGGGAAAGACCATCATTTCTCCGAAATTAAAACCTATGCTGATTTTAAAAAATATGTTCCTGTTCAGGATTACGAAGGTTTAAAACCTTATATAGATCGTGTTGTAGCAGGAGAAGCAGATGTAATTTGGAAAGGTAAACCGGTTTATTTTGCCAAAACCTCAGGCACCACTTCAGGTGTAAAGTATATTCCACTTTCTAAAGAATCGATGCCAGAGCACATCAAAGCTGCCCGTAATGCCATTTTAACTTACATTAATGAAACGGGCAAGGCTGATTTTGTAAATGGAAAAATGATTTTTCTTCAGGGGAGTCCGGTTTTAAATGTGAAAAATGGGATCAATGTTGGACGTTTATCTGGAATTGTGGCCCATCATGTACCAGCCTATCTGCAAAAGAACCGTTTGCCTTCTTACGAAACCAATATTATAGAAGATTGGGAACAGAAAGTGGATGCCATTGTGGAGGAAACCATTAATGAGGACATGACTTTGATATCGGGCATTCCACCATGGGTTCAGATGTATTTTGATAAATTGTCTGAGAAATCCGGAGGAAAGAAAATTGCTGAAATATTCAGGAATTTTAGCCTGTTTATCTATGGAGGGGTAAATTTCGAACCTTATCGCGCAAAGATTGAACAGAGCATCGGAAAAAAAATTGATGCCATTGAAACCTATCCAGCTTCAGAAGGATTTATTGCCTATCAGGATTCGCAAAAAGATAAAGGATTATTGTTACTGGCCGATGCAGGGATTTTTTACGAATTTGTTCCTGCTGATGAATATTACAATGATCATCCAACACGGTTATCACTTGGCGAGGTTGAGCTGGATACGAATTATGCGCTGATTTTAAATACCAATGCAGGTTTATGGGGTTATAGTATTGGCGATACCGTGAAATTTGTGTCGAAAAACCCTTATAAAATTGTAGTTACCGGGCGGATTAAACATTTTATTTCTGCCTTCGGTGAGCATGTAATAGGAGAAGAGGTAGAACAGGCCATTTTAAGTGTGGCCAATGCAGAACAGGTAGAAATTACAGAATTTACAGTGGCACCGCAGGTTAATCCGAAAACTGGTCAATTGCCTTATCATGAGTGGTTTGTGGAATTTTCATCTGCACCAAAAGATATGGCTGCTTTTAGCAAAAAGGTTGATGAAGCTTTACAAAAGAAAAATATTTATTACTTTGACCTGATCGAAGGAAACATCCTTCAGCCATTGATTATACGTACTTTGCAAAAAGATGCTTTTGTAAACTATATGAAAAGTGAAGGAAAGTTAGGTGGGCAGAATAAAGTACCGCGTTTGAGTAATGATCGGAAACTGGCGGATGCTTTAGTGGTATATATTGTTTGATTGCTACATTGTTGAATTGTTAGTACTGGCGCCTTAACCGTGGCGGTAGAATATTGTTGGATTGTTTAGCATTGTGCAGATGAAAATTGCTAAATTGTTGTTAATGATTAACGTTCAACGATATGGAAAAGAATTATTGACAGTTAAATCAGATAACTGCTTATACAAAATCGTTTCATCTTAGCAATTTTGTATGGGATTTGGTATCTGGTTGGGATAGCTTTGCAAAGTATACCATCGGGCAACAGTTTGTTGATGCTGTTGATTCTATTTCAGCTAATATTGCTGAAGGCTTTGGTCGTTATCATAAGAAAGATAAGATCAAGTTTTATTATTATAGCTTTGGTTCTGTTAAGGAATGTTTAGACTGGAACGAAAAAGCAAGAGTTCGAAAGTTGGTAAATGAGGAAACGTATTCAAAGATTTTTGCAACTTTGGAAACTTTGCCGAAAGAAAATTCATCAACTGATAAAATTTACAAACGAAAAATTGAAAATTTAATCGAATGCAATTAAAACAATTAAATTTTTAATACGAGAGAAAGAAAACAATTGAACAATATAACAATACAGCAATCTGTAAAAAGAATAACCATATTAGGTTCTACAGGGAGCATAGGTACACAAGCACTTGAAGTTGTTAAGGATCATCCTACAGTTTTTAAAGTTGCCGTATTATCTGCACTGAAGAATGCAGCTTTACTGATTCAACAAGCAAAGGAATTTAAACCGGCAATTGTTGTAATATGTGATGAAAGCAAATACAGCGAAGTTAAGGATGCTTTGTTTGGCCTTGATGTTAAAGTTTTGGCTGGCGAAGCGGCTTTATCAGAAGTTGCCGCTTACGCTGATAGCGATGTAGTGCTTACTGCATTAATGGGATCGGTTGGTTTAAAACCAACCATTGCTGCCATAAAAGCAGGGAAAAACATTGCTTTGGCTAACAAAGAAACTTTAGTGGTTGCCGGCGAACTGATTACACAATTGGCAACTGAACACCGGGTTAAAATTTTACCGGTTGATTCTGAGCATTCGGCCATATTCCAGTGTTTAGTGGGTGAGGAGCAAAATGAGATTGAGAAAATTTATTTAACGGCATCCGGCGGACCATTTTTGGGCAAAACAAAAGACTTTTTAGCGACCGTAAAAAAGGAGCAGGCTTTAAAACATCCCAATTGGGTGATGGGGGCAAAAATCACGATCGATTCTGCATCTCTAATGAATAAGGGTTTAGAGGTAATTGAGGCAAAATGGTTGTTTAACCTCGATGTAGATCAGATTGATGTCATCGTTCATCCTCAATCTATCATCCATTCCATCGTTCAGTTTACTGATGGCTCTATGAAGGCACAGATGGGCGTTCCCGATATGAAACTGCCTATTCAGTATGCTTTAAATTATCCCGATAGGCTAAAAAACAATTTTAAGCGTTTTAACTTCTTAGATTATCCAAGTTTTAGCTTTCAGAAAGCCGATATGGAAACATTCAGAAATTTAGACCTGGCATTTGCTGCTTTACGAAAAGGAGGGAATATGCCTTGTATTTTGAATGCCGCGAATGAAATTGTTGTAGAAGCGTTTTTGACGGATAAAATTGGTTTTCTGCAAATGAGCGAGGTTATTGAAAGATGTATGGAAGAAATCAGTTATGTTGAAAAACCGCAATTGAGTGATTATTTAGAAACTGACAAACATAGCCGTATCTTAGCCGGCGAATTAGTAACAAAAAGTATAGTTTAACATCTAACATAAAATTTTATAAGAAAATATGAATGGATTGATTATGGCGGGGCAGCTGCTGCTCGGATTGTCTTTATTGGTAATATTACACGAATTAGGGCATTTCCTGGCAGCCAGAGCATTTGGTATTAAAGTAGAAAAGTTTTATTTATTTTTTGATGCATGGGGTTTCAAACTTTTTAGTTTCAAAAAGGGTGATGTTGAATATGGAGTGGGATGGTTGCCACTTGGGGGTTATGTAAAAATTGCCGGAATGATTGATGAGAGTATGGACACTGAGCAAATGGCCCAGCCAGCTCAACCCTGGGAATTCCGTTCTAAACCAGCCTGGCAACGTTTAATTGTAATGCTTGGCGGTATTATTGTAAATGTAATTGTAGGTATTTTTATCTTTTGGATGTTAACTTTCAACATCGGGCAGAACTATACGGTTAACAGTAAACTAAATGATGGTATTTCTGTAGGTGCGATCGGTAAAGAAATTGGTTTGAAAAACGGAGATAAAATTTTGGCCATCAATGGGAACAAATTAATCCGTTTTGAAGATGCGATATCAAGCAAAGTATTGTTTGATGGTGCACAATTAACCATTTTAAGGGATAATAAAGCTCTTTATATTTCTGTTCCGGATACTATTTTAAACAAAATATCGAAAAACGATAAAGAGAATTTTATCTCGCCACGGTATATCATGGAGCGTGTTGATAAGGTAAGCGCACCTGATGAAAAAGCAGATAAACCATCATTTTTTGATAAGCTATTTGGCAGAAAGTTTGAGAAACCAGTATATCCTGCTTATGCTGCCGGCATTAAACCGGGCGATAGTATTTTATCGGTTAATGGCAAACAGATCACTTTTTTCGATCAGTTTAAAGAAGAGGTGTCTACAAATAAGCTAAAACCCATTACCATTAAAGCATTGCGCAAGGGAAAAGAAGTAACATTCGATCTTAAAGTAAGTAAAGACGGAACAATTGGAATTGGTCCTAACCTGAAAATGCCTGAAACTGCACATGTAGATTTTGGCTTTATCGAGTCGTTACCAGTTGGTGCGAACATGGCATGGAGCACTTTTGTAGATAATGCGAAGGGCATTGGTAAAATGATCACGGGAAAGTTAAGTGCACGTAACATCAGCAGTCCGATTGGAATTGCGAAGGTGTATGGAAGTACTTTCGACTGGGTTAAATTCTGGACTTTAACAGGATTAATTTCGATGGCATTGGCATTTATGAATTTATTGCCTATTCCAGGCTTAGATGGAGGCCATGTCGTGTTTCTTTTGATCGAAATGGTGCAACGTAAGCCGGTAAGCGAAAAAGTACTGGAAAAGGCGCAGATTGTGGGTTTTGTAATCCTGATCTGTTTAATGGTGTTTGCTTTTGGTAATGATATTTTAAAATCCTTCGGTAAGTAAAACCAAATTTATATCATTGCCGCAGATGCGCAGATTTGACCAGTCGATCTGAACATCTGCGGCTTTTTAATTTAATACATAGTATGAGCGAAGCAAAACCAGATACTAATTATTTCGATTTTTACGAGTTACCGATCCAGTTTAATCCGGACCAAAGTGCGGTAAAAACAAAGTTTTATGCTTTAAGCAAACAGTTTCACCCCGATTTTTATGCCAATGAAAGCGAAGTGAAGCAGCAGGAAGTGCTAAACCTGTCAACATTGAACAATAAGGCTTACCAAACGCTGAGCAATGCTAAAAAACGCTTAAAATACGTGCTCGAGTTGAAAGGGATAGTAGAAACAGACGAGGGTTATCAACTGCCGCAATCTTTTCTAATGGAAATGATGGATGTAAATGAGGCTTTAATGGATCTGGAGTTTGAACCGGATGCCGAAAAGCTAGCACAGGTAAAAGGAGATGTTGATGCCATAGAAAAAGGCTTGGCTAACGAATTGAATGATTTGATAGCTCGTTTTGATAGCAATCCAACAGCATCCGATGCACTACTGCCTTCGATTAAGGATAATTTTTACCGACAGAAATATATTGATAGGATTAGAGAGCGATTGGTGAAACAGAAGTAGATGGAAGATGGGGAATGGAAAATGGATGAGGGCATTAGGCCGAAGTCGGACGGCGGAAAGTCCGAAGATAATGATGTCAAAGAAATAGTCTCCTAAATATGTTCGTTACTCTTTAACTCATGACCCTTTGCAATTAAATGGTATATGATGAGTGAGTCAGAAGTCCGATATCGGAAGTCCGAAGATATGTTGCAAATGAATAGTCTCCTAACTCTGCGTTCTCTGTGCCTTCACTCTGTGCGCTTTGTGGTTAAATGATAGGAGCGTCTTCAGCGTTAAACACCCGATTGTAAAATCATTTTTTAGTTTTTGCCAGGCAAAAGCTTTGTTTTACTTTCGGAACAAACAATCAGATTTATGAATAGCTCCCTTTCTATTTTTCGTAAAGTAGCCGTAGCAGAAGGCATATCCTACCTGCTTTTGTTATTTGTGGCCATGCCCTTAAAGTATTTTGCAGGCCTTCCTCTGTATGTAAAATATACTGGCTGGGCCCACGGATTATTATTTGTACTATACGCAGCTACCTTAGTTTTGGCCTGGCAAGAGCAAAAATGGAAGTTTGGTAAAGCAATTCTCATCTTTTTGGCATCACTTTTACCATTTATGCCCTTTGTGGTAGATCGCAAATTAAAAGACGAAAGACCAAAATAATTGCTTTTCAGTAAGTTAAATTTAATTGAAAATAATTTTGTGAATTAAGGTTTCATTATCTACATTTGCAACCCCGTCCAACAAGAATGCCCGGATGGCGGAATTGGTAGACGCGCTGGTCTCAAACACCTGTGGGAAACCGTGCCGGTTCGACTCCGGCTCCGGGTACACTTTTTAAACCCTAACAATCTGATTGTTAGGGTTTTGTGTTTTTAAAGGTTTTATTTAAATTTTAACCTTGTAACTTGTATGCGCTTAACTTAAATGCCAGACATATGAAAGATCTCGGACACGGCTTCACGCTTGTAGACAGAAGCATTTATCTGTATGATTCGGAAAAATTTACCAGCCTAAAAAAGACAATCGATTACGATTCGTTTGAGATGGTCGAAGCTTTTGAGGACAAGACTTTTTATTTCAGGGATCAAAATAGGGTGTATGTTACCAGCTATATGTGCAACGCTTCTGTTATTGAGGGAGCAAAGCCTGAAACATTTAAAGTTATAAATGCCGCAGATGGCATTGGTTATGACGGGAACAATTATTATTGGTACGACCGGTGCCTGCCATATGATTACAGCAAGGCGGAAAAATATAATGAGTATTATCTTCGGGCAGGTAATAAAGTTTATTTTCTTACAGATATTGTGGAAGGAGCTGATACAAAGACCTTCAGCATTATCTGGCAAAATGTTGCCCGGGACAGGGAAAGCCTGTTTTTTAGGGGCAGGAATGTACCTGGCGTAGATGTTGACACTTTTAAGAAAGTGCCTGGCTGCTTTGATGCTGATCATCTTGACCAAAGCCACACTTATTATGCAGCCGACCGGAACAATGTTTATTTTGTGAATACCATAGGCAAAGCCCTGAAGAGGCTGACCGGTGTAAAGCCTTCGGACTTTTCGGTAAAGATTGTCGATAACAGGCTTTACGGGATAAGCGGTAAGGATATTTACTTTTTTGGCATTAAAAAGAAAGGCTTAGTGCTAGAATAAGGATGTTTAGGATGAGCATTATCAAAAATGGTTATCTCAGATTATTAGTTTGATATGAAACTGGCAAGGCGCTAACAATATACCAGCGCCTTTTAAATATTAGTATTTATCCTATTTTATAGCATTCGATCTTTTTCATCAATGGCCAGATCATTGATGCTTGCGAACCGTTTCTCCATTAGCCCGTATTTATCAAATTCCCAAAGCTCATTACCAAAGCTGCGGAACCATTGCCCTTGATGGTTATGCCATTCATATTCAAAGCGAACTGCTATACGGTTATCAGTAAATGCCCAAAGTTCTTTTTTAAGCTTGTAGTCAAGTTCATTCTCCCATTTGTTTGCTAAAAATACTTTGACTTCTTCACGGCCGGAGATAAATTCCGACCGATTGCGCCATTCTGTATTAAGGGTATAGGCCATGCATACTACTTCAGGATTGCGGCTATTCCATGCGTGCTCTGCAAGCATAACTTTCTTCACCGCGGAATCGTAGTTAAACGGTGGTACTGGGTTTTTAATTTCCATCAATCATTTGATTTATTTGTATTTGAAAAATTCCGGCTTATGCGCGGCTTGCTTTGATCATTGTATTTTCGATATCTTAAGACGCTCTACCAACATGATTAAATACACATAACCATTCTCTTCAACCTGCCAACTCCAGGTACAAAGTTTTCACATTTAGGCAGTA
This genomic interval carries:
- a CDS encoding GH3 auxin-responsive promoter family protein, with protein sequence MMEKEKNGRKEKSPSGGWGLKAALSKPFAAFAVWQINKWKNNAVNAQNKILKNLIDEARRTAFGKDHHFSEIKTYADFKKYVPVQDYEGLKPYIDRVVAGEADVIWKGKPVYFAKTSGTTSGVKYIPLSKESMPEHIKAARNAILTYINETGKADFVNGKMIFLQGSPVLNVKNGINVGRLSGIVAHHVPAYLQKNRLPSYETNIIEDWEQKVDAIVEETINEDMTLISGIPPWVQMYFDKLSEKSGGKKIAEIFRNFSLFIYGGVNFEPYRAKIEQSIGKKIDAIETYPASEGFIAYQDSQKDKGLLLLADAGIFYEFVPADEYYNDHPTRLSLGEVELDTNYALILNTNAGLWGYSIGDTVKFVSKNPYKIVVTGRIKHFISAFGEHVIGEEVEQAILSVANAEQVEITEFTVAPQVNPKTGQLPYHEWFVEFSSAPKDMAAFSKKVDEALQKKNIYYFDLIEGNILQPLIIRTLQKDAFVNYMKSEGKLGGQNKVPRLSNDRKLADALVVYIV
- a CDS encoding four helix bundle protein, with translation MTAYTKSFHLSNFVWDLVSGWDSFAKYTIGQQFVDAVDSISANIAEGFGRYHKKDKIKFYYYSFGSVKECLDWNEKARVRKLVNEETYSKIFATLETLPKENSSTDKIYKRKIENLIECN
- a CDS encoding 1-deoxy-D-xylulose-5-phosphate reductoisomerase — protein: MNNITIQQSVKRITILGSTGSIGTQALEVVKDHPTVFKVAVLSALKNAALLIQQAKEFKPAIVVICDESKYSEVKDALFGLDVKVLAGEAALSEVAAYADSDVVLTALMGSVGLKPTIAAIKAGKNIALANKETLVVAGELITQLATEHRVKILPVDSEHSAIFQCLVGEEQNEIEKIYLTASGGPFLGKTKDFLATVKKEQALKHPNWVMGAKITIDSASLMNKGLEVIEAKWLFNLDVDQIDVIVHPQSIIHSIVQFTDGSMKAQMGVPDMKLPIQYALNYPDRLKNNFKRFNFLDYPSFSFQKADMETFRNLDLAFAALRKGGNMPCILNAANEIVVEAFLTDKIGFLQMSEVIERCMEEISYVEKPQLSDYLETDKHSRILAGELVTKSIV
- a CDS encoding site-2 protease family protein, with translation MNGLIMAGQLLLGLSLLVILHELGHFLAARAFGIKVEKFYLFFDAWGFKLFSFKKGDVEYGVGWLPLGGYVKIAGMIDESMDTEQMAQPAQPWEFRSKPAWQRLIVMLGGIIVNVIVGIFIFWMLTFNIGQNYTVNSKLNDGISVGAIGKEIGLKNGDKILAINGNKLIRFEDAISSKVLFDGAQLTILRDNKALYISVPDTILNKISKNDKENFISPRYIMERVDKVSAPDEKADKPSFFDKLFGRKFEKPVYPAYAAGIKPGDSILSVNGKQITFFDQFKEEVSTNKLKPITIKALRKGKEVTFDLKVSKDGTIGIGPNLKMPETAHVDFGFIESLPVGANMAWSTFVDNAKGIGKMITGKLSARNISSPIGIAKVYGSTFDWVKFWTLTGLISMALAFMNLLPIPGLDGGHVVFLLIEMVQRKPVSEKVLEKAQIVGFVILICLMVFAFGNDILKSFGK
- the hscB gene encoding Fe-S protein assembly co-chaperone HscB; this translates as MSEAKPDTNYFDFYELPIQFNPDQSAVKTKFYALSKQFHPDFYANESEVKQQEVLNLSTLNNKAYQTLSNAKKRLKYVLELKGIVETDEGYQLPQSFLMEMMDVNEALMDLEFEPDAEKLAQVKGDVDAIEKGLANELNDLIARFDSNPTASDALLPSIKDNFYRQKYIDRIRERLVKQK
- a CDS encoding DUF3817 domain-containing protein, with translation MNSSLSIFRKVAVAEGISYLLLLFVAMPLKYFAGLPLYVKYTGWAHGLLFVLYAATLVLAWQEQKWKFGKAILIFLASLLPFMPFVVDRKLKDERPK
- a CDS encoding DKNYY domain-containing protein; this encodes MKDLGHGFTLVDRSIYLYDSEKFTSLKKTIDYDSFEMVEAFEDKTFYFRDQNRVYVTSYMCNASVIEGAKPETFKVINAADGIGYDGNNYYWYDRCLPYDYSKAEKYNEYYLRAGNKVYFLTDIVEGADTKTFSIIWQNVARDRESLFFRGRNVPGVDVDTFKKVPGCFDADHLDQSHTYYAADRNNVYFVNTIGKALKRLTGVKPSDFSVKIVDNRLYGISGKDIYFFGIKKKGLVLE
- a CDS encoding nuclear transport factor 2 family protein, which codes for MEIKNPVPPFNYDSAVKKVMLAEHAWNSRNPEVVCMAYTLNTEWRNRSEFISGREEVKVFLANKWENELDYKLKKELWAFTDNRIAVRFEYEWHNHQGQWFRSFGNELWEFDKYGLMEKRFASINDLAIDEKDRML